A region from the Cellvibrio sp. PSBB006 genome encodes:
- a CDS encoding fumarate reductase/succinate dehydrogenase flavoprotein subunit — MMLPDDISLTDVDILVIGGGTAGPMAAVTAKEKNPDAKVMLLEKANVKRSGAISMGMDGLNNAVVPGHSTPENYVKEITIANDGILLQKGVMAYAQGSYDMIKKLDSWGVYFQKDETGEYDMKKVHHLGTYVLPMPEGHNIKKILYRRLRRHRVDIENRYQAIRLLKDKTGTVCGCIALGTRDADVIVIRAKAVIMCTGAAGRIGLPASGYLFGTYENPSNCGDGHSMAYHVGAELSGLECYQINPLLKDYNGPACAYVTGPLGGYTANAKGDRFIECDYWSGQMMMEFYKELQGGNGPVFLKLDHLAEETIQEIEHVLHTNERPSRGRFHDGRGTDYRTKMVEMHISEIGFCAGHSASGVWINEKGETSVPGLYGAGDMASIPHSYMLGAFVYGKICGENATEFARDRELPELDVEYICAERDRILAPLKRTDGIPPNQFEYKVRRLVNDYLQPPKVTKKMDIGLARLQAMENDIPYLYARDPHELLRANEAQHIFDCAQMAAFASLYRQESRWGLYHNYVDYPATDNDNWFCHVQLYKDKNNQMACKKIPVEPYVVELEEHEKNAYQQLRVKKAS; from the coding sequence ATGATGCTTCCCGATGATATTTCATTAACGGATGTGGACATACTCGTCATTGGCGGCGGCACCGCTGGCCCTATGGCGGCAGTAACGGCCAAAGAAAAAAACCCGGACGCAAAAGTCATGCTGCTGGAAAAAGCCAACGTCAAACGCTCCGGCGCAATCAGCATGGGTATGGATGGACTGAATAACGCCGTGGTGCCGGGCCATTCCACGCCGGAAAATTATGTCAAGGAAATCACCATCGCCAACGATGGCATCCTGTTGCAAAAAGGCGTGATGGCCTACGCGCAAGGTTCCTACGACATGATCAAAAAACTCGATAGCTGGGGCGTTTATTTTCAGAAAGACGAAACCGGCGAGTACGACATGAAAAAAGTTCACCATCTGGGAACTTACGTGCTGCCCATGCCCGAAGGCCACAACATCAAAAAAATTCTCTACCGCCGTTTGCGCCGTCACCGCGTCGACATTGAAAACCGCTACCAGGCAATACGTTTACTGAAAGATAAAACCGGCACCGTGTGCGGTTGTATTGCACTCGGCACCCGCGATGCTGATGTCATCGTGATTCGTGCCAAAGCAGTCATTATGTGCACCGGCGCTGCAGGTCGTATTGGCTTGCCCGCCTCCGGTTATTTATTTGGCACTTACGAAAATCCATCCAACTGTGGCGATGGTCATTCAATGGCCTATCACGTCGGCGCCGAGTTAAGTGGTCTGGAATGTTACCAAATCAATCCGCTGCTGAAAGATTACAACGGCCCGGCCTGCGCCTACGTCACTGGCCCCCTGGGTGGTTACACGGCCAATGCCAAAGGTGATCGCTTTATCGAATGCGATTACTGGAGCGGCCAAATGATGATGGAGTTTTATAAAGAATTGCAGGGCGGTAACGGCCCGGTATTTCTCAAGCTCGATCACCTCGCGGAAGAAACCATCCAGGAAATTGAACACGTATTACATACCAATGAGCGGCCCAGCCGCGGTCGATTCCACGACGGGCGCGGTACAGATTACCGCACCAAGATGGTGGAGATGCATATTTCCGAAATCGGTTTTTGCGCCGGTCACTCGGCATCCGGTGTGTGGATCAACGAAAAAGGTGAGACCAGCGTACCGGGACTTTATGGCGCAGGCGATATGGCCTCGATTCCCCACAGCTATATGCTCGGTGCGTTTGTGTACGGGAAAATCTGCGGCGAGAACGCCACTGAATTTGCACGCGACCGCGAATTGCCTGAGCTGGATGTGGAATATATTTGCGCGGAGCGGGATCGCATCCTGGCACCGCTCAAACGCACCGACGGCATTCCGCCCAATCAATTTGAATACAAGGTGCGCCGCTTGGTAAACGATTATTTGCAGCCACCTAAAGTCACCAAAAAAATGGATATCGGCCTGGCGCGCTTGCAAGCCATGGAGAACGATATTCCTTACCTCTACGCGCGCGATCCGCACGAATTGCTGCGCGCGAATGAAGCGCAACACATCTTTGACTGCGCGCAAATGGCCGCCTTTGCATCGCTCTATCGCCAGGAAAGTCGCTGGGGTTTGTATCACAACTACGTCGACTATCCAGCCACTGATAATGACAACTGGTTTTGTCACGTGCAGCTATACAAAGACAAAAACAACCAGATGGCCTGCAAAAAAATTCCCGTTGAGCCCTACGTTGTCGAACTGGAAGAGCATGAAAAAAATGCCTACCAACAATTGCGCGTTAAAAAAGCCAGCTAG
- a CDS encoding GntR family transcriptional regulator, with product MLPQNMSHQPLYLQIKEALKKQILAGEYAPYQRMPSESELMNSFGVSRITVRQALRDLHSEGLIFTSQGKGTFASKPKAMQDVQHLEGFDEAMKPKGYETSARLISIRETTTSKDVQEKLGLSAKDRAVEVVRVRYLNREPVSVDRSYFPIAIGQGLFSKDLSRDIFPMLENQLGIALGRAEISLEARPADADIAKFLGLEPGSPIMWVERLTRDRDDNPIDYEYLAFRGDSYKYRFQIERDPHKHANNQED from the coding sequence ATGCTGCCACAAAATATGTCTCACCAACCGCTGTATTTGCAAATCAAAGAAGCGCTGAAAAAGCAGATTCTTGCAGGGGAATATGCGCCCTACCAACGCATGCCTTCCGAGAGCGAATTGATGAACAGTTTCGGTGTCAGCCGAATTACGGTTCGCCAGGCACTGCGGGATTTACACAGCGAAGGTTTGATATTCACCTCACAAGGTAAAGGCACATTCGCCAGCAAACCAAAAGCCATGCAAGACGTGCAACATCTCGAAGGTTTTGATGAGGCAATGAAACCCAAGGGTTACGAAACCTCTGCACGACTTATCAGCATTCGCGAAACCACAACCAGTAAAGACGTGCAAGAAAAACTCGGGCTCAGCGCCAAGGATCGCGCGGTAGAAGTGGTGCGCGTGCGCTACCTCAATCGCGAACCCGTGTCGGTTGATCGTTCCTATTTTCCCATCGCCATCGGCCAGGGATTATTTTCCAAAGACTTGAGTCGCGACATTTTTCCCATGCTCGAAAACCAATTGGGCATCGCACTGGGAAGAGCTGAGATCAGCCTGGAAGCACGGCCTGCCGATGCAGACATCGCAAAATTTTTAGGCTTGGAACCCGGCAGTCCGATTATGTGGGTCGAGCGACTCACGCGCGACCGCGACGACAACCCCATCGATTATGAATACCTTGCGTTCCGCGGCGATTCTTACAAATACCGCTTCCAAATTGAACGTGACCCACACAAGCACGCCAACAATCAAGAGGATTAA
- a CDS encoding c-type cytochrome, whose protein sequence is MNKGYRALGIAATLLMPTVPTLADMIDTSGMAAWETCALCHSADGISPMGKFPKLAGQKQAYIKKQVLDFRLGQRSNDGGQMQTITAEVELASLNDIADYFASLPPSQGATWEPNDAQQAQDYALGKQLFEKGREGLPACASCHADKRHVAPWINAQHRDYLKKQLKDFKQRERKNDAGQQMQNIANALQENEVDAVVFYLSTTPLMRD, encoded by the coding sequence ATGAATAAAGGGTATCGAGCTTTGGGTATCGCTGCGACGCTGCTGATGCCGACTGTGCCAACATTGGCAGACATGATTGACACCAGCGGCATGGCGGCGTGGGAAACCTGCGCGCTGTGCCATAGCGCTGATGGTATTAGTCCGATGGGCAAATTCCCCAAACTGGCGGGGCAGAAGCAGGCTTACATCAAAAAGCAAGTGCTGGATTTTCGTCTCGGCCAACGCAGCAACGATGGCGGACAAATGCAGACCATCACCGCCGAGGTGGAATTGGCATCGCTGAACGATATTGCCGATTATTTTGCGTCGCTCCCGCCATCACAAGGAGCGACCTGGGAACCAAACGATGCGCAACAAGCGCAAGATTATGCGCTCGGCAAGCAGCTATTTGAAAAAGGGCGCGAGGGTTTACCGGCCTGCGCCAGCTGCCATGCAGACAAGCGTCATGTTGCGCCCTGGATCAACGCCCAACATCGGGATTATTTGAAAAAACAACTCAAGGATTTTAAACAGCGCGAACGGAAAAATGATGCAGGACAGCAGATGCAAAATATTGCTAATGCATTGCAGGAAAACGAAGTGGACGCCGTGGTTTTTTATCTATCGACCACGCCATTAATGCGTGATTAA
- a CDS encoding SCO family protein, whose product MRNSRWFSVLVIALALSNSLTVFAGANQYKTLEEPKPLTAFSLKDQAGNDFGLAQLQGQWSLVFIGFTTCPDICPLTLMQLEAVRADLGLRFTPERIPNIIFLAVDPKRDQAILGKYLAHFHPDNIGVTGESKQIDIFVKGIDAFYRFDQKPGSDHYDVMHTTAIAVVDPEAQLVAKISPPFEVNPIAEYLTHMIRQAKRHE is encoded by the coding sequence ATGCGTAATTCACGGTGGTTTTCAGTGCTGGTTATCGCGCTGGCGCTCAGCAATAGCCTTACGGTTTTCGCCGGTGCCAATCAATATAAAACCCTTGAGGAACCTAAACCCTTAACCGCATTTTCATTAAAGGATCAAGCCGGTAACGATTTTGGGTTGGCACAACTCCAGGGCCAGTGGTCATTGGTCTTTATTGGTTTTACCACCTGCCCGGATATATGTCCGCTGACGCTAATGCAACTGGAAGCAGTACGCGCCGACCTGGGTTTGCGTTTTACACCGGAACGCATCCCCAACATTATCTTTCTCGCCGTCGATCCCAAGCGTGACCAGGCAATATTGGGGAAATACCTGGCGCACTTTCATCCGGACAATATTGGTGTTACCGGCGAGAGCAAGCAAATCGATATCTTCGTAAAAGGTATTGATGCGTTTTATCGCTTCGACCAAAAACCTGGCAGCGACCATTACGATGTTATGCACACCACCGCTATCGCGGTTGTTGATCCTGAGGCACAACTCGTCGCCAAGATAAGTCCGCCGTTTGAGGTTAATCCCATCGCGGAATATTTAACACACATGATTCGCCAGGCTAAACGTCATGAATAA
- a CDS encoding ABC transporter ATP-binding protein, translating to MNSKAMIAEPLTPSRANRRSMDKGHIEIKDVTIAFGTGTSANIAVEKTSLDISPGQFVCILGPSGCGKSTLLNSVAGYVKPTSGQVLVDGGLVTKPGPDRGMVFQQYSLFPWKTVRQNIAFGPKIAGHSARECDSIANTFLAMIGLSKIADKLPGELSGGMQQRVGIARALANYPSVLLMDEPFGALDAQTRLIMQESLLNIWSEFGITVLFVTHDVDEAIFLADRILVMSASPGSIIADLPVKLERPRTPELATTEKFIQLKKECLALIRAESLKAFEKVGEH from the coding sequence ATGAATAGTAAAGCCATGATCGCTGAACCCTTAACGCCATCGCGTGCCAATCGCCGCTCGATGGATAAAGGCCACATTGAAATTAAGGATGTCACTATCGCGTTTGGCACAGGCACATCCGCCAATATCGCGGTGGAAAAAACCAGCCTGGATATTTCGCCGGGCCAGTTTGTGTGCATCCTCGGGCCATCCGGTTGTGGCAAATCCACCTTGTTAAATTCCGTTGCCGGTTATGTAAAACCCACCTCCGGGCAAGTATTGGTAGACGGTGGACTGGTGACCAAACCCGGTCCGGATCGCGGCATGGTATTCCAACAGTACTCGTTGTTTCCGTGGAAAACCGTGCGACAAAACATTGCCTTTGGGCCAAAGATTGCAGGCCACAGCGCGCGTGAATGTGACTCCATCGCCAACACATTTTTAGCCATGATCGGGCTGAGCAAGATTGCGGATAAATTACCGGGTGAACTCTCCGGCGGCATGCAACAACGCGTGGGGATTGCCCGCGCCTTGGCGAATTATCCCAGCGTGTTGTTGATGGACGAACCCTTCGGCGCACTGGATGCACAAACACGTTTGATCATGCAGGAAAGTCTACTGAATATCTGGTCGGAGTTTGGCATTACCGTCCTGTTTGTCACCCATGATGTTGACGAGGCGATCTTTTTAGCGGATCGCATCCTGGTGATGAGTGCAAGCCCCGGTTCAATCATCGCTGACCTGCCGGTAAAACTGGAACGGCCACGCACGCCGGAACTGGCTACCACAGAAAAATTTATCCAACTCAAAAAAGAATGCCTGGCATTGATCCGTGCCGAAAGTCTAAAAGCCTTTGAAAAGGTTGGAGAACACTAA
- a CDS encoding ABC transporter permease yields the protein MTMTCEKVVIREDTVTHGATNEKTNKNEILTAGTTHHQFLKDAEKQPEGDKSIAHSRAAPSATAPVSLTAKLSSLLPKLKLEMIAIGLASILGGIFIWHVATLYNVNYFINFENIPAPLEVGSAFLTHAADTEFHTHILVSLRRIAIAYSLAVVSGIVVGLLVGRSRFARAAVLPYIEIIRPIPAVAWIPLAILMWPTEESSIIYITFLGALFPIILNTVHGVEQTPEVLVRAALSLGAARLKVFWHVVLPAALPSIGAGLAIGMGVSWFSLLAGEIISGQYGIGYFTWNAYSLINYPDIIVGMLIIGGLGSLSTYLIRVVMAPALRWKKSTR from the coding sequence ATGACTATGACGTGCGAGAAAGTGGTTATCCGTGAAGACACGGTTACACACGGGGCCACTAATGAAAAGACAAACAAAAACGAAATACTCACAGCAGGAACCACGCATCATCAATTTTTGAAAGATGCCGAAAAGCAACCAGAGGGCGATAAATCCATTGCGCATAGCCGCGCAGCTCCAAGCGCAACAGCGCCTGTGTCACTAACCGCTAAATTGTCATCCTTGCTGCCAAAGCTCAAGCTGGAGATGATAGCGATCGGCCTCGCATCAATCCTTGGCGGGATATTTATCTGGCATGTAGCGACGCTCTACAATGTCAATTATTTTATTAATTTTGAAAATATTCCCGCGCCATTGGAAGTGGGCTCTGCCTTTCTCACCCATGCCGCTGATACTGAATTCCATACGCACATTTTGGTCAGCTTACGTCGTATCGCCATCGCTTACTCTCTGGCGGTAGTGTCGGGCATTGTGGTCGGCTTGTTAGTGGGTCGATCGCGTTTTGCGCGCGCGGCAGTCCTGCCCTATATCGAAATTATCCGCCCTATTCCCGCTGTTGCCTGGATTCCCCTCGCAATCCTCATGTGGCCCACTGAAGAGTCTTCCATTATCTACATCACGTTTCTGGGCGCGTTGTTTCCGATCATCCTCAATACAGTCCACGGCGTTGAACAAACACCGGAAGTGCTGGTACGCGCGGCATTATCCTTGGGTGCAGCGCGCTTAAAAGTTTTCTGGCATGTGGTGTTGCCGGCGGCATTGCCCAGCATCGGAGCCGGGCTTGCGATAGGCATGGGTGTGAGTTGGTTTTCATTATTAGCTGGCGAAATTATTTCCGGCCAATACGGCATCGGTTATTTCACCTGGAATGCCTACTCATTAATTAATTACCCCGACATTATTGTAGGGATGTTAATCATCGGCGGCCTGGGCTCCCTATCAACCTACCTGATTCGTGTGGTGATGGCACCGGCGTTGCGCTGGAAAAAATCCACTCGTTAG
- a CDS encoding ABC transporter substrate-binding protein has product MMISIRLVSMILGITLAAGANAKTINIAIGHQSMCTDTYTAGIVVKELKLLEKHLPKTGKYADATYDVTWSDYSSGGPITNQMMANKLNFGVMGDYPLIVNGAKFQATESLRTKYIAGTGYNLKGSGNAIVVPVKSDIFSIDQLKGKDVSVPVGSAAWGMLLKAMQDNKIEIKDFGLKNQSPAVGAANIAANKIDAHADFCPWSELMEFRGTGRKIYDGSETGVPYLHGVVVREDFLNEYPEVAVAFIKAIYEAGEWIREDPVRAVDMMEGWTGVEKEVLYIYFSKGGHLTLDPTIKAQWVDALKLNHGVLAREQAIPALDFQAWITEDYIKSAYTSLGKDYAAEKAAVVDPAVTNAALPMEIWHAREGISSYPTLTDFLHAAGKFNETGAKLNATYVYDKKTGLKLFGKTAFFVKSKEGFSTFLRKPDADAYAAEHQGAVMDMDKALDSITSEMVTSL; this is encoded by the coding sequence ATGATGATATCGATAAGATTGGTTTCAATGATTCTGGGGATCACCCTGGCAGCCGGCGCCAATGCCAAAACGATCAATATTGCGATTGGCCACCAAAGCATGTGTACGGATACTTACACCGCAGGCATCGTGGTAAAGGAATTGAAACTACTGGAGAAACACTTGCCCAAAACCGGCAAGTACGCCGATGCCACGTACGACGTTACCTGGAGCGATTACTCCTCAGGCGGTCCCATCACCAACCAGATGATGGCCAACAAACTTAACTTCGGTGTTATGGGCGACTACCCGCTCATCGTCAACGGTGCAAAATTTCAAGCCACTGAATCCCTGCGCACAAAATATATTGCCGGCACAGGTTACAACCTCAAAGGCAGCGGCAACGCCATTGTGGTACCCGTCAAATCCGATATCTTCAGCATTGACCAACTCAAAGGCAAAGACGTATCTGTGCCGGTTGGTAGTGCCGCCTGGGGCATGCTGCTAAAAGCCATGCAAGACAACAAGATCGAAATCAAGGATTTTGGTTTGAAAAACCAAAGCCCTGCCGTGGGTGCAGCCAATATTGCTGCCAATAAAATTGATGCGCACGCCGATTTTTGCCCCTGGTCTGAATTAATGGAATTTCGCGGCACCGGCCGCAAGATTTATGACGGCAGTGAAACCGGTGTGCCTTACCTGCACGGTGTAGTGGTGCGTGAAGATTTCCTGAACGAGTATCCGGAAGTGGCGGTGGCATTTATCAAAGCCATCTACGAAGCTGGCGAGTGGATTCGTGAAGATCCGGTGAGAGCCGTGGATATGATGGAAGGCTGGACCGGTGTGGAAAAAGAAGTGCTCTACATTTATTTTTCCAAAGGCGGCCACTTGACCCTGGACCCGACCATCAAAGCACAATGGGTTGATGCGCTCAAATTGAATCACGGCGTTCTCGCGCGGGAACAAGCTATACCCGCCCTGGATTTCCAGGCGTGGATTACTGAAGATTACATCAAGTCTGCCTACACCAGCCTCGGCAAAGATTACGCTGCGGAAAAAGCCGCTGTGGTTGACCCCGCTGTAACCAACGCGGCACTGCCGATGGAAATCTGGCATGCGCGAGAAGGCATCTCCTCCTACCCCACGCTCACGGATTTTTTGCATGCCGCTGGAAAATTCAACGAGACCGGAGCCAAGCTTAACGCCACCTATGTTTACGACAAAAAAACCGGTTTGAAACTGTTTGGCAAGACCGCATTTTTTGTGAAATCCAAAGAAGGATTCTCCACCTTCCTGCGCAAACCGGACGCCGATGCCTATGCCGCAGAACATCAGGGCGCGGTGATGGATATGGATAAAGCGTTGGATTCAATAACCAGTGAAATGGTGACATCACTTTAA
- a CDS encoding OprD family outer membrane porin produces MKAKRFLAVIMASGGLWCSHLFAAELNDIFETGKVNGNIRAYYNTREYDYRTDEGAFSLGGALRAETGSISGIKFGVGYYTAQDLGTNDDDPAKVNTRLGSDLEVLGEAYVNLSGFNTAVTLGRQKINAPLANPGDAFIIPFTFEAFSLVNTSIPKLTLQLDHINEIKNRNSEEFVDVGEWSTLRYGIASQETSGTTNLGAIYNANPLKLELWLTRFDNLFDSIYLQGNYNFSGTETIKPFLGAQFVQQEDSGDSLLGTVDSTLYGVQAGASMGKASLTLGYNTVAEEEGTFRNGAFLAPYSFSTSPIFTNNMLETFENVDSGDASKITFNYNFSPALAFKLSYATFDFNLAPDRDATDVDITYSFDEYWKGLSLRWRVEVVTSDTETVEQTNHRLQLQFVF; encoded by the coding sequence ATGAAAGCAAAACGGTTTTTGGCAGTCATTATGGCAAGCGGCGGTTTATGGTGTAGCCATCTTTTTGCGGCTGAGCTCAATGATATTTTTGAGACCGGCAAGGTCAACGGCAACATCCGGGCTTATTACAACACGCGCGAGTATGATTACCGAACAGATGAAGGGGCGTTCTCGCTCGGAGGTGCGCTACGCGCCGAAACAGGCAGCATCAGCGGAATAAAATTCGGCGTTGGTTATTACACCGCGCAGGATCTTGGCACTAATGATGATGATCCGGCAAAAGTAAACACGCGTTTGGGCAGCGATCTTGAAGTGCTCGGTGAGGCTTATGTCAACCTGTCCGGCTTTAACACAGCCGTTACGCTCGGCCGCCAGAAGATCAATGCACCGCTCGCCAATCCGGGCGATGCATTTATTATTCCTTTCACCTTTGAAGCTTTCAGCCTGGTGAATACCAGTATTCCCAAGCTGACGTTGCAGCTGGATCACATCAATGAAATCAAAAATCGCAACAGCGAAGAGTTTGTTGATGTGGGGGAATGGTCGACGCTGCGCTATGGTATTGCGTCGCAGGAAACCAGCGGCACGACCAATCTCGGCGCTATTTATAATGCTAATCCGCTCAAGCTGGAATTATGGCTAACGCGCTTTGATAATTTATTTGACAGCATCTACCTGCAAGGCAATTACAACTTTTCCGGCACTGAAACAATTAAACCATTCCTCGGCGCGCAATTTGTGCAGCAGGAGGACTCGGGTGATTCACTGCTCGGCACCGTTGATTCAACGCTCTACGGTGTACAAGCCGGTGCATCAATGGGTAAAGCTTCTCTCACCCTGGGTTACAACACGGTTGCCGAGGAGGAAGGCACTTTCAGGAATGGTGCATTTCTGGCGCCCTACAGTTTTTCCACCAGTCCTATTTTTACCAACAACATGCTGGAAACATTTGAGAATGTTGATTCCGGGGATGCCAGTAAGATTACGTTCAATTACAACTTTTCCCCCGCGCTCGCATTTAAGCTCAGCTATGCAACGTTCGACTTTAATCTTGCGCCGGATCGCGATGCGACCGACGTTGATATCACTTACAGCTTTGATGAATATTGGAAAGGTTTGTCGCTTCGCTGGCGCGTTGAAGTCGTCACATCGGATACCGAAACGGTTGAGCAAACCAACCATCGTTTGCAACTGCAATTTGTTTTTTGA
- a CDS encoding iron uptake protein, with product MTQYLPIINRVVAALLGGYSFTWGFCALGVAGLAALGVSFHEAETGVMLLAFLLFLGLFLWAFAANSMVKVWVVFAGGAAAMTGAALAIQQLLVG from the coding sequence ATGACTCAATATCTCCCCATCATTAATCGTGTTGTCGCTGCGCTGTTGGGCGGTTACAGCTTTACCTGGGGCTTTTGCGCGCTTGGCGTCGCGGGCCTCGCGGCACTGGGTGTGAGCTTTCATGAAGCCGAAACCGGGGTGATGTTGCTGGCCTTTTTGCTGTTCCTGGGGTTGTTTCTGTGGGCCTTCGCGGCGAACAGCATGGTGAAGGTGTGGGTGGTTTTCGCCGGGGGTGCTGCTGCGATGACAGGCGCAGCACTGGCGATTCAGCAACTGTTGGTGGGCTAG
- a CDS encoding PepSY domain-containing protein, producing the protein MYNNFRLSMTWVHTWFGLVLGYVLMICFFFGALSVFDREIDRWAIPKTRFEPQPMPSFDNLLKPVFEKLEPHPVDMAATAQRVIGDLPDPKTMPMASLYAYTTHRDPVLAIGAEFSIPNKPKDLSDDHQHVHGWATIDPRTGEAIPDDALKIGSRWFYPMHYSLNWHWKNLGYWFVGLAALVMLAALVTGIIMHRKIFKEFFTFRPKKRTQRSALDLHNMTGVVALPFHFFFALTGLIIFAGIYLPVGHTMLKPLHDQHEVLESERTGLPHEPAGVVAPLASVDAMVAEAKRRWAARDMAGEVGYLYMDHLGDENGYVSIYRAGSDRVALVGEAIHFKASTGEVLREDPPRTVVSEINEFLTGLHLQHFEHWFLRWLYVIGGLLGCACIATGFIFFVEKRKQQHAKTNSQGVRIVDALAVTAVTGMVIAAIAMLVANRLLPADLPGKGGFEQNVFWSSWVLALVHAAWRSAPVARAAFNPAWREQCWVIALLAIAAVALNWMSTGDHLIKTLFTDTYLAVAGVDLSLLAAAFLSIVAARKLGQRARLTENMPEKPARAPVAGAIDMAAEVKGG; encoded by the coding sequence ATGTATAACAATTTTCGCCTTTCAATGACGTGGGTACACACCTGGTTTGGTCTGGTGTTGGGTTACGTCCTGATGATTTGCTTCTTCTTTGGCGCGCTGTCGGTGTTTGACCGGGAGATTGATCGTTGGGCTATTCCCAAGACTCGCTTCGAGCCGCAGCCTATGCCGTCTTTCGATAATTTGCTGAAGCCGGTATTCGAGAAGCTGGAGCCCCATCCGGTTGATATGGCGGCGACTGCCCAGCGAGTGATTGGTGACTTGCCTGATCCCAAAACCATGCCCATGGCCTCCCTTTATGCCTACACCACTCACCGTGACCCGGTGCTGGCTATCGGCGCTGAGTTCAGTATCCCCAATAAACCCAAAGATCTCTCCGATGATCACCAGCATGTGCATGGCTGGGCGACTATCGATCCGCGCACTGGTGAAGCCATCCCGGACGACGCACTCAAGATCGGCAGCCGCTGGTTTTATCCCATGCATTACAGCCTGAACTGGCATTGGAAAAACCTGGGTTACTGGTTTGTGGGTCTGGCGGCGCTGGTCATGCTCGCGGCCCTGGTGACCGGCATCATCATGCACCGCAAGATCTTTAAAGAGTTCTTCACCTTCCGCCCGAAAAAGCGCACCCAGCGGAGCGCGTTGGATTTGCACAACATGACCGGCGTTGTTGCGCTGCCATTTCACTTTTTCTTCGCGCTTACCGGTTTGATTATCTTTGCAGGTATTTACCTGCCGGTCGGCCACACCATGCTTAAACCTTTGCACGATCAGCATGAGGTGCTGGAGTCAGAGCGTACCGGTTTGCCGCATGAGCCAGCCGGCGTTGTCGCGCCTTTAGCCTCGGTGGATGCCATGGTGGCAGAGGCCAAGCGCCGTTGGGCGGCGCGCGATATGGCGGGGGAGGTGGGTTATCTGTATATGGATCACCTCGGCGATGAGAACGGCTACGTGAGTATTTACCGCGCCGGTAGCGATCGCGTGGCCTTGGTGGGCGAGGCTATTCACTTTAAAGCCAGCACCGGTGAGGTCTTGCGAGAAGATCCGCCGCGCACCGTCGTTTCTGAGATCAACGAATTTCTGACCGGGCTACACCTGCAGCACTTCGAGCACTGGTTCCTGCGCTGGTTGTACGTGATCGGCGGCTTGCTGGGCTGTGCGTGTATCGCCACCGGCTTCATCTTTTTTGTCGAAAAACGCAAGCAGCAACACGCTAAAACCAACAGCCAGGGTGTTCGTATTGTGGATGCACTGGCCGTGACAGCGGTGACAGGGATGGTGATTGCCGCCATCGCCATGTTGGTCGCCAATCGTTTATTGCCTGCTGATCTGCCCGGCAAAGGTGGCTTTGAGCAAAATGTATTCTGGAGCAGTTGGGTGCTGGCACTTGTGCATGCTGCCTGGCGTAGCGCGCCGGTCGCCCGGGCGGCATTTAATCCGGCGTGGCGGGAGCAGTGCTGGGTTATCGCCCTATTGGCCATTGCCGCCGTGGCGCTGAATTGGATGAGTACCGGCGATCACCTGATCAAGACGTTGTTTACCGATACCTATCTTGCTGTGGCGGGCGTAGACCTGAGCCTATTGGCGGCGGCGTTCCTGTCGATAGTTGCCGCCCGCAAACTCGGACAGCGCGCGCGCCTTACGGAAAATATGCCGGAGAAGCCTGCGCGAGCACCGGTAGCGGGAGCCATTGATATGGCGGCGGAGGTGAAAGGTGGTTGA
- a CDS encoding DUF3325 domain-containing protein, producing the protein MVDSWVFLCLAAISTLAGMAWLALAMEPHWKAVHQASSAARPVSLLRRLGCTGLFVSAVFCFMADRPSMAALVWIMLLAASAPSISMMLTWRPGLLRVFWPTGS; encoded by the coding sequence GTGGTTGATAGTTGGGTTTTCCTCTGTTTAGCCGCGATCTCCACTCTTGCGGGCATGGCCTGGTTGGCCCTGGCGATGGAGCCTCACTGGAAGGCGGTCCATCAGGCTTCCTCTGCCGCACGGCCTGTCAGCTTGTTACGCCGCCTCGGCTGCACCGGCCTGTTCGTGTCAGCGGTGTTTTGTTTTATGGCAGATCGCCCCTCCATGGCAGCCTTGGTGTGGATAATGCTGTTGGCTGCTTCGGCGCCATCAATCAGCATGATGCTTACCTGGCGGCCGGGTTTATTGCGCGTGTTTTGGCCCACAGGTTCTTAA